Genomic DNA from Paenibacillus borealis:
GCGGATTTCAGTACGTACAAGTGGATGAATGAGGGAAACATCAGGTTTGAGGATGATGCTATTATATTAGAAGCCACTGCTAACAGCGACTTTTTCTGCAACAACGGTGCTATTGCTGAAGAAGGGCTTACCCCTGAGAGTCTGACCAATGCGCCTTTCTTCTATACAGAAGTGTCCGGAGATTTCGTGCTGCGGGTGAAGGTAAGCCATGACTTCCGGGATACCTACGATTCTTCTTCCATTATGGTGATGCAGGACCTGACGGTCTGGGCCAAAGCCTGCTTTGAGCTGACAGATTTCGATACTCACGCTGTGGTCAGTGTAGTAACGAACCAGACCTCGGATGATGCGAACGGCTGTAATATCGACGGCAATGAGGTATGGCTGCAGGCCTCCAGATCCGGTAATGCCTTCGCATTTCATTATTCGACAGATGGTATAAGGTTTGATA
This window encodes:
- a CDS encoding DUF1349 domain-containing protein, producing MALADFSTYKWMNEGNIRFEDDAIILEATANSDFFCNNGAIAEEGLTPESLTNAPFFYTEVSGDFVLRVKVSHDFRDTYDSSSIMVMQDLTVWAKACFELTDFDTHAVVSVVTNQTSDDANGCNIDGNEVWLQASRSGNAFAFHYSTDGIRFDMMRFFNLPVGETIKVGLLAQAPTGEGGERIYRNFTLENRTVKNIRTGE